The nucleotide sequence TGGGAAAAGAGCTTTCCAAGAAAAACTATATTGACTATTTAAAAAAACGCTATGGCGATTGGAAACAGATTGAATTAAATAAAAAAGGAGAAAAATTTAATTGGGCTGCTTTCACCATTTCATTATCCAAAAGATATAAAGCATCAGGTATAAATTATATTGATGTTCGACACTTTGATGATTTGGCATCATATCTAAAAAGCCGGATTGATGGTACAATAATGGGAAAAGTGAACAAGTCTAAAGGAATAAAAAACTATTCTGTGTTTAAAGAGTTCTCGGAAACTGAAATATAAAAAGACAAAGGGAAGTCTATACAAACTCCCCAATGTCAAAATCACCCAAATCAATTTTCCGCAAGGTGGAAGAACCGTCGTCGCTTTCAGATGAAAGTGTGCTATCCAAAAGCTCGGCAATTTTTCGGGAAGCACCCTCAATGGAATTTTCCAGTAAGCTGAATAATTCGGTTCCCTGTAATTTCTGAACTATGGCTACCGCTGTTTCCTTTTGAGCCTGTTCCAAATTCTCTTTTTGGAGCAATGCCCCTACGGAGCTTAGTTCGTCGTAGGTAACCCCTTGGGCAAAACCGTTATCGCCACCGGATATTCCGTACCTGTTCCATTCTTCTTCCTCTTCCTCCAAATCAGGCATATTGCTGAAAACTTCGTCCAGTTCTTCCTGCGGAATTTGAATGCTGACGTTTTCGTTTTCGTCGTATTCAATGTCTAAATTATCAGGGTTTATCTCCGGTTCCGTTATTTGGCTTTCATTGGCAGTGTTTGGCACTGAAAGGCTTCTTACTGGCTTGGGCTGCCCCATAATATCGGGCAGGTTCGGGTTAACTTTTTCCTGTGTGGGCTTTTGCTCCGACCTTTTATGAATGACAATCTTATCCTGCAAAAGCAGGGCAATGACTATCAGCAGGCAAATCACAATTACTATTTCCATAATCAGATGCTTTAAAAAATGGGTTTAAACTTTTCGTTGAAATCATCGGTAATGGCTTTTTCAAACATTTCAAAATGATGTTCCAATATGTTATCGAGATAGGCGTACAGGGGTATGGCATCTTTCCCGATTACCTGTACAATACGGGATAGCCGTTCGTGGTATTCCTGCCGGATATAAATGCTTTTATCGCCCCGCTTTGTCATCGAATGGGTTTTCAAAAAGTGTTCGCCGTAGCTTCCGTCAAGGATTTTTTTGGTGCGGTTCCTTTCCCGTTGTGCGGGTTTGCTTTGTGATAATTCGTCCTGCTGCACCTCGTCTTTTATCGCTTCCTTTACCTGCTCTTCGGCAGGTTCAGGCGGTAACTGCAAACCATCCTTTTTTACACCGTCCACCATCAGGTTCATCATCATTTCCTCGTTAATGTCCGGCGTGACTTTTTTCTTATTGTCTTTTTCCATAGCACTACAATTGAATGATGTTTAAAAATTCGCTGATGAACAGGTCTAACTGGCAGGCTTTCATCAAACGCTCATCGGGAGGCATTACCGTAGAACGGAAAACCGTTTTGCTGTCCGCTTCGCTTTCCTTGCGAAAACGGGTGCTGTTCTTAATTTGGCTTTGCATCAGGCTTAACCCCAGTTGTTCAATAAGCTGATTGTACACCTCATATAAGGGTGTGCTTTCCCTGCCATCCACCTGGTTCCAAAACAGGTTAATGCTTTGTATGGAAGTTTCGCCCTTTTTCATAATCACGTCCTGTAAAAGCTGCGTGAAGATGAGCGTACTTTCCATTACCACACGGTCTGCCGTGATGGGCGTAAATATGTGGTGCATTCCCGCCAATGCTTTCAGTATGCCGGGCGTGTTCACGGTTCCGGGCAGGTCGAAGAACAGCACATCAGGCGGAACGGGAGAAGTGTTTACAAATTCGTGAGCCGCATCGAGTACGCTATCTGCTTTGTGCTGCATAATGGGATAGGCTTTTTTGTTGATGGTGGTAAACTGCTTATACGCCAGTTTTTTCAAAGCCTCATTTTCCATTACCATTGCCAAATCACGGGCTTTCATTTTCATTAAACTATGCTGCGGAAAATCCGCATCAAATACGGCTACGTTGTAGCCTAACCGATAGTGCATTGTACTTGCCACAAGTGTGGTAAATGTGCTTTTGCCAACACCGCCTTTTTGTGAAGAAAAAGCGACAAACAGAGGTTTCTTTTTTGTGTCCATATTTTTAAAATTTAAAGTTTTCAAATTCCCATTTTCAGGCTTGTGGGCGTTCCGGCAAGCCGTTCTGATTTCCTGCTTTCTTTCAGGATAGTTATCAGGGTTGCCTGCGGGAATTGCTGATTGCCTGCTTTCCTGCCGTACAGCAGCAATGCTTTCATTCAGGCATCTTATCAGGCGGGATTGCGTTCTTGCATTCGTTCCGTCCGTCAATCCATTCGTCAGGCAGACGGGATATACTGATAGCAGACTGTAACGCTTTCCATCATTCCTGCGTTCTTGCATTCCTGCATTCCTGCATTCCTGCAATCTTGCAGGCAGGATAACCTGCCGTCTTGAATGTGTGCCGTCTGCTCGTCCTGAAGCACGGGCTGTCTGCCTGCCTGCCAACATTCAGGGCAAAGAACTCATCAAATTCATTCGGTTGTATAGCGGTGGCAGTGTTTGGCGTTCAGAGGCAGCATTTGGCACTGTGCCACAGTGCAACGCTATCATAAACAGGGCTTTACTTTGTATTGTGATTTTTATTAACGGATTTATGCAAAAGTCTTTTGACAAATCGAGGGGTAACACGGGAGGCATCGAGCCGTTTTTCCCTGTTACATTCAATCCGTCCCGCAGGGCGGATTTTTGTGTTCACCAGAACACGGCAAGTTGTGTTTTGAGCATCTCGGAATGATTTCCGATGCTCAAAACAACTTGCCCTTTGCAGGGGGCAGAAAACACCTTCCGAAGTCAGGGTTTTGTATGGATTTTAAAATGGATTAGTGATGAACGATAACAACAAAAAGCAATTGAAAAAGACCGGACGCCGCCCCAAAGAAGACCCGGCGACCATCCGCTATACGATTTCCTTTAACGAGCAGGAACACGCCCGTTTTCTTGCCCTGTTTGATAAATCAGGTATGCAGGTAAAGGCGCATTTCATAACGTCCTGCATCTTTGACAAGACCATAAAGACCATTCAGATTGACAAGGGAACGGTTGATTTTTATATGCGGCTGACCTCTTTTCACAGCCAGTTCCGTTCCATAGGTGTGAACTATAACCAAATTGTAAAGCTGCTGTACAAGAATTTTTCCGAGAAAAAAGCCGCGGCATTCCTGTATAAACTGGAGAAACAGACGGCTGAAATGGCAATGCTGTGTCAGAAAATCATTCAGCTTACCGAAAAATTTGAAGCCAAATACCTGAAAAAATAACGGTAGAAATGATAGCAAAAATTGGAAGAAGCGCAAATATATACGGGGCATTGGCGTACAATCAGCTTAAAGTAGAGAATGAAAACGGGCAGATTTTGTTTGCCAATAAGATGATTGAAACGGCAAGCGGTCATTATTCCGTGGCACAATTAGCCCAATCTTTTGCGCCTTACCTGATAGCCAACCGAAATACCGAGAAACATACGCTGCATATTTCGCTCAATCCCGACCCGAATGATAAGGTAAGTGATGACAAGTTTAGGGAAATGGCAGAACAGTATATGCGGGAAATGGGCTACGGCGAACAGCCTTTTGTGGTGTTCAAACATACCGATATTGACCGCAGCCATATACACATTGTATCGGTTTGCGTGGACGAGCAGGGCAAAAAGATTTCGGATAAATTCGAGAAAATGCGGTCTATGAATGTATGCCGTGAATTGGAAAGACAACACGGGTTGATACCCGCAACGGATAAGGAGCGCAACCAAACGGATAAGATTTTCCGTCCGATAGGTTATCGGGCTGGCGATGTAAAAAGCCAAATTGCTTCCGTCGTTCGCCACTTGCCGAACTATTACCAATTTCAGACTTTGGGAGAATACAATGCCTTGCTTTCCCTGTTTAATATTACCACCGAAAAAGTCGAGGGAGAATTACACGGAAAGGCACAGCAGGGTTTATTGTATATTCCCTTAAATGAGAATGGAGAAAGAGCCGGACATCCGTTCAAGGCTTCGCTTTTCGGAAAGAATGCAGGGCTTCCGGCTTTGGAATTGCATTTTGCGAAATGCAAAATAAAACTAAAAGATACACCAAGCAAACAGACCTTACAATCAGCCGTTACCATTGCCCTGCAATCCACGAACAATGAACAGGCTTTTAAAAAGCAATTAGGAGAACAGGGTATTAATGTTGTAGTGCGAAGAAACGATGCAGGTCGTATATACGGAATGACCTTTATAGACCACAATTCCAAAACCGTATGGAACGGTTCACGTTTAAGCAAGGAACTTTCCGCCAATACCTTAAATGATTATTGGAACAACAACATCAAACCGGATATTAAAGAACCAACTGTACAACTGCCAAAAACGTCCCCATCAAATGATGCGGATCTTCCTGCGGAAGAACCACATCATTTGTTCGATTTCTTAACTACTGAAAAACACGAAGACGGTTTGATAGAAGCCTTTGGCGGTTTACTCATACCCGAAGCACAGGGCGAAGATTACGAGGAACAGGATTTTGCCAATAAAATGAAGAAAAAGAGGAAACGTACAAGAGGTCAGAAGTAATATTTAGCCAAACACCGCCACTCACCGCCATTGACTGCCACATTCTTATAGCCGCTGTGTAGAGCCTTTAAATTCACGCCCGAACATTAAAACTAAAAAAGAATGCAGGGAGAAGACGATTTAAGAGGTTTAGCCAAAATAATGGCTTTTATGCGGGCAGTCAGTATTCTTTTGGTGCTGATGCACCTTTATTGGTTCTGCTACGGGTTCTTTTTAGAACGTGGTTGGACGTTGGAAATAATCAACAAGATGTTAGGCAATTTCGACCGGACGGCGGGCTTGTTTTCACATACCCTTTATACCAAGGCGTTCGCTTTGGTTTTGCTTGCTTTGAGTTGTTTGGGAACGAAAGGCGTAAAGAATGAGAAGATAACCTGGGCTAAAATCTACGTGGCTTTGGGCGTTGGTTTTGTGCTGTTCTTTCTGAACACGCCGTTGTTAAAGCTATCTCCGGTAATAGGCACATTTCTGTATATCCTTACTATCTCGTTAGGTTATATTGCTTTGCTGATGGCGGGCGTATGGATGAGCCGCTTGCTTCGTACCAACTTAATGGACGATGTTTTCAACAACGAGAACGAGAGCTTTCAACAGGAAACAAAGCTGATGGAAAATGAATATTCCGTTAACCTGCCTACCAAATTTTACTACAAAGGCAAATGGAACAACGGTTGGATAAACATTGTAAATCCTT is from Epilithonimonas vandammei and encodes:
- a CDS encoding DUF3408 domain-containing protein codes for the protein MEKDNKKKVTPDINEEMMMNLMVDGVKKDGLQLPPEPAEEQVKEAIKDEVQQDELSQSKPAQRERNRTKKILDGSYGEHFLKTHSMTKRGDKSIYIRQEYHERLSRIVQVIGKDAIPLYAYLDNILEHHFEMFEKAITDDFNEKFKPIF
- the mobB gene encoding conjugal transfer protein MobB, which codes for MIAKIGRSANIYGALAYNQLKVENENGQILFANKMIETASGHYSVAQLAQSFAPYLIANRNTEKHTLHISLNPDPNDKVSDDKFREMAEQYMREMGYGEQPFVVFKHTDIDRSHIHIVSVCVDEQGKKISDKFEKMRSMNVCRELERQHGLIPATDKERNQTDKIFRPIGYRAGDVKSQIASVVRHLPNYYQFQTLGEYNALLSLFNITTEKVEGELHGKAQQGLLYIPLNENGERAGHPFKASLFGKNAGLPALELHFAKCKIKLKDTPSKQTLQSAVTIALQSTNNEQAFKKQLGEQGINVVVRRNDAGRIYGMTFIDHNSKTVWNGSRLSKELSANTLNDYWNNNIKPDIKEPTVQLPKTSPSNDADLPAEEPHHLFDFLTTEKHEDGLIEAFGGLLIPEAQGEDYEEQDFANKMKKKRKRTRGQK
- a CDS encoding ParA family protein, which codes for MDTKKKPLFVAFSSQKGGVGKSTFTTLVASTMHYRLGYNVAVFDADFPQHSLMKMKARDLAMVMENEALKKLAYKQFTTINKKAYPIMQHKADSVLDAAHEFVNTSPVPPDVLFFDLPGTVNTPGILKALAGMHHIFTPITADRVVMESTLIFTQLLQDVIMKKGETSIQSINLFWNQVDGRESTPLYEVYNQLIEQLGLSLMQSQIKNSTRFRKESEADSKTVFRSTVMPPDERLMKACQLDLFISEFLNIIQL
- a CDS encoding conjugal transfer protein TraD gives rise to the protein MEIVIVICLLIVIALLLQDKIVIHKRSEQKPTQEKVNPNLPDIMGQPKPVRSLSVPNTANESQITEPEINPDNLDIEYDENENVSIQIPQEELDEVFSNMPDLEEEEEEWNRYGISGGDNGFAQGVTYDELSSVGALLQKENLEQAQKETAVAIVQKLQGTELFSLLENSIEGASRKIAELLDSTLSSESDDGSSTLRKIDLGDFDIGEFV
- the mobA gene encoding conjugal transfer protein MobA; this encodes MNDNNKKQLKKTGRRPKEDPATIRYTISFNEQEHARFLALFDKSGMQVKAHFITSCIFDKTIKTIQIDKGTVDFYMRLTSFHSQFRSIGVNYNQIVKLLYKNFSEKKAAAFLYKLEKQTAEMAMLCQKIIQLTEKFEAKYLKK